Proteins co-encoded in one Pseudopipra pipra isolate bDixPip1 chromosome 12, bDixPip1.hap1, whole genome shotgun sequence genomic window:
- the LACTB gene encoding serine beta-lactamase-like protein LACTB, mitochondrial encodes MSGPAMAGLCRSLCRSLCRALPGRAVLGRSLGRALPGRAVQCRSLCRALPGRAVLGRSLCRAAARPRRVPGSRPWGWGLALGLAVGVRPQAGDEADGGREEEPPPPRGFGAAVERSRDLLRRVKDEAGIPGIIVGVSVDGKEVWSEGLGYADVENRVLCKPETIMRIASISKCLTMMAVAKLWEEGKLDLDAPVQKYVPEFPEKVYEGEKVTITTRLLVSHLSGIRHYEKDIAKVKEEKEKANRALKPTKPHQDKEQREGKGIEKTDSAKARKEHDGETKGRNSKPGRRDKELELEEYYLKEKFESVIESLNIFKNDPLFFKPGSQFLYSTYGFTLLSAVVERASGQKFTDYMLKMFRDLDMLSTVLDDNEAMIYNRARCYVYNKKGRLVNAPYVDNSYKWAGGGFLSSVGDLLKFGNALLYSYQAGQFKSSAGKLLPGYLKPGTVSMMWTPVPRTEVSWDRDGKYAMAWAVVEKQQLCGCCRQQRHYASHTGGAVGASSVLLILPEELGPGAGGAPPRGVIVTIVCNMQSVSLNGTALKIAREFDREKQAQGTD; translated from the exons ATGTCCGGCCCGGCCATGGCGGGGCTCTGCCGGTCCCTGTGCCGGTCCCTGTGCCGGGCTCTGCCGGGCCGGGCCGTTCTGGGCCGGTCCCTGGGCCGGGCTCTGCCGGGCCGGGCCGTTCAGTGCCGGTCCCTGTGCCGGGCTCTGCCGGGCCGGGCCGTTCTGGGCCGGTCCCTgtgccgggcggcggcgcggcccaGGCGGGTCCCCGGGTCCcggccctggggctgggggctggcgctggggctggcCGTGGGGGTCCGGCCGCAGGCGGGGGACGAGGCGGACGGAGGGCGGGAGGAGGagccgccgcccccgcggggcTTCGGCGCGGCCGTGGAGCGGAGCAGGGACCTGCTGCGGAGGGTGAAG gaTGAAGCAGGAATCCCAGGTATAATAGTTGGAGTTTCTGTGGATGGAAAGGAAGTCTGGTCAGAAG GTCTGGGCTATGCTGACGTGGAGAACCGTGTCCTGTGTAAGCCAGAGACCATCATGAGAATAGCCAGCATTAGCAAGTGTCTCACAATGATGGCTGTGGCTAAACTGTGGGAAGAGGGGAAATTGGATTTAGATGCTCCAGTGCAGAAATATGTCCCTGAATTTCCAGAAAAAGTCTACGAGGGTGAAAAG GTCACTATTACGACAAGACTGTTGGTTTCACACTTGAGTGGGATTCGTCACTATGAAAAAGATATTGcaaaagtaaaagaagaaaaggaaaaggcaaacaGAGCACTGAAGCCAACAAAACCCCATCAGGATAAAGAACAAAGAGAAGGCAAAGGGATTGAAAAAACTGATTCTGCCAAAGCCAGGAAAGAACACGACGGTGAGACGAAAGGCCGGAACTCCAAACCTGGCAGGAGGGATAAGGAGTTGGAGCTGGAAGAGTattatttgaaggaaaaatttgAAAGTGTGATTGAATCactgaatatatttaaaaatgatCCTTTATTCTTTAAACCAG GCAGTCAGTTCTTGTACTCCACATATGGCTTTACTCTCTTAAGTGCTGTTGTGGAGAGAGCTTCAGGACAAAAATTTACAGACTATATGCTGAAAATGTTTCGTGATCTGGATATGCTGTCCACTGTACTGGATGACAATGAAGCAATGATATATAACAGAGCAAG GTGTTATGTTTACAACAAAAAGGGTCGGCTGGTCAACGCACCCTACGTGGACAACTCCTACAAGTGGGCTGGTGGTGGCTTTCTGTCCTCAGTGGGGGACCTCCTGAAGTTTGGAAATGCCTTGTTGTACAGTTACCAAGCTGGACAGTTTAAAAGCAGCGCTGGCAAACTTCTGCCTGGGTACCTCAAGCCGGGCACAGTGTCCATGATGTGGACCCCGGTGCCAAGAACGGAGGTGTCGTGGGACAGGGATGGCAAATACGCCATGGCTTGGGCTGTggtggagaagcagcagctgtgtggctgctgcaggcagcagaggcaCTATGCATCCCACACagggggggcagtgggggcaAGCAGTGTCCTGCTCATCCTGCCTGAGGAGCTgggccccggggccgggggtgcTCCCCCCAGGGGAGTGATTGTCACCATTGTCTGTAACATGCAGTCGGTGTCACTCAACGGCACTGCCTTAAAGATTGCCAGGGAGTTCGACAGGGAAAAACAGGCACAGGGCACAGACTGA